DNA sequence from the Bombus huntii isolate Logan2020A chromosome 7, iyBomHunt1.1, whole genome shotgun sequence genome:
TTACTGCGAAAACTCTTCGAATTTTACAGCTATTCCTACCCATGCTACCCTACTACATTGCCCATTTAGTTATAAATTCAATGTATCGAAACTTTCAACTTATTTCTCGTTGATTTCGCTTGGAGTGTCCACGCAAATTGCCTTCCCGAGTAAATTGCTTTCCTCCGattcatatttaaaattctaacTGATTCCTGGCGCGGAGGGCGATCAATCTTACTTCCGAGTCGCCTCCCCGGCCCTATCCGTCTTTCCAATAAAACGATACTCGCGATAAACCTTTCGAAGCCAATTAGGGGCTAATTGATTTTAACTGTAAATCTATGAGCCCTTTCCTCGGCCGGTTCTGCGGGATTGCGGTTAAGACGGAGACCGGAGATCTCTGCCAACCAGCCAGTTGTTCCCGATAAATTTACGATGACTGAACTCCCTCTTCTTACGCTGCACGCTCGTTTTCGCCTGTTTCCAAGCGTTAATGAGAGCCGATCGCGTCGTGCCATCTGTCTTTCCGTGATTCCTTTTGTCTCGCTGCCAGTCTTTCTACCCTCTTTCCGTTTCCGCATCCATTTTGCGGAAGAGCTTATTATTAAACGTTCCTCCGTTCGACTCTTTATCTTATTAAGAAGCTTTCGCGTAATAAGCGTTCGAAAGGAAGCAAATACTATTTACACTCGTGAGTGCCAGTTGCTTTATTATTGTGGATAGTGCATAGCGTATAAGAATTTACTACGTAAATATATTGGCAGATTTAAAGGTCCATCGTGGAGTTAGTTGACGCGAACCGGTTGATTCGTGTTCGTCAGATTTTCCAAGGAACGACCTTTTCGATGGCCCTTGACTGTAGACAAAAATAATCGCGTTGAAAACTCACAGCTCTCCGTTGTTCAaacatttcaataaattaaaatactcACTGCAGCCTAAATACGGAACGCAGACCTGTCCCTTGGCACAATCGTTGTCCTTCTTGCAATTTTCATGCGTTTCCCGTTTGCGCCGGTCGTCCGAGATCTGCACCGCGACTACGTCCGACTCGTCCTGTCGtttcaaacaaaaaatttGATCGCGAGACAGTGACACGAGTTTGATCAAAGTATAGGTTGAAACGTATCTGAAATAATTCTACTCCATTGGCCAGCGTTTTTCCCTACTTTCTGTCTCGAGCAAGAAGATTCGGTTCTTTTAATACCTCCGAGTGATTTAGTACAAAAGGATCGAAGCGAAAGCTTCTTTTACTCACTGACTCTCCACTGCGATCTCCTAAGCGGATCACGTGAACCTCTGGCTCGTCCTGCGGGTGAAGGACCAAGGACGATTAGAACATGATCGCGATTTACCAGAAACGATTGAACTACGCGTTTGTTCGGTAGGACTAGCTCGTATCTTCGTACCTTGTCGTTCTTAACGATGCACCGAGTTGCCGAAACAACGTACACGAACAGTAGAATCAGAAACAGTCGGCTCATCTTTGCTTCTCGTCTTGTTCACGCGGTCTGGCAAACACTGTCCGATGCTAATACGAATTGCTCTTTAAATACAGAATCTATGCGTCATCTTCGTCGTAAACCTAGATCCATTATCGTTACAGACAGGTAGCAATTAACCGAACAGATTAACCGATCTTCGTCGAATTGTCATACGTTTGGATtattattggaaaataaaCTGGAAAGTCCATAGATGGAGGAAAGATAGTCAACGTCATAAACCACTGTCAATCGCGATCGCTTCATTTTCGCACAACGGTCTTTATCTAAATTGGAAAAACAGAATGGCCCGTAAAACGGGTCACGAATTCCAACGAACGACAATTACGTTCTGCCGTTTACGAGCCATCGTTAGAAAATGCGTTGTACGGCATGAAACGAGGCGACTGATTCGCGTCGATCGTTCGCGATATCATCGCGATTCGGTCGTTTCATTAAGCCCGCTACGGGTGAATGAATTCCGTAAAACTCATATGTCCGGTGAAAAACGAACATCGAACGAGGAAGGGAGAGGCTTGTTCCGCCCTCGGAAGTCCACGTTCTTCCTGTTATCGCTCtcgtttcgacgctttaaTTACCAGGCCCATTAATAATACGATGATTACGTACGGCTAATAATATACTGTAGTTGATCAAAAGCATCCTCAAATATAActttaaaaattcatcgtCACGTTGAAATCGTTCAATCGTTTTTAACGTTTGCAGCAGTAAGTTTTATAAAACGCGAGTAATGAAATATCTTCTTCGCAAAAAATTGGATGTTTAGGAATTTAGAAGAACATCAAAGGCTTTTCCCAACCATTTTTATATCACTCAGTGACGGAgggatataaaaatttgccGACCCCGTCAGAAGCATCCGTTTTACGCGACTTTTTACGTCCTAAGAGATTAATTATGCATGCCTGATGTAGCTACGGTCGTTCGACGAGAATGTTCTAGCCTGTGTAATGGTTGCGCTGTTCGAAGACGTGGATACGTTGAGTCGATTCAGGACAAGTATCATAAAAGTCTCAGATAGATTTATCACTCGACGTAAATTTCTGTCGTATCGTTCCGCGACTCGGTTCTACTTTTGTGTCGATTTCCTAGAAAATGACAGCTCGTCGATCGACAGATAAGATGACTCGCGTTGAAAACTAATCGCGCTAATTAATGGCTATCGAGTGAAAGTACAGAAAATTCTGTTTCATGCGAAATTAATAGCATCGAGATGCAGGATTTATAGATCgggaaattttattacaccTGCCATGCAATGTTTTTCAGTAATTCGGTtacttttacattttaatgtACGATTGCTCTGgactataaaataataataatagtaattcAAGTTTAGcgtaatttgtaaatttacgTTGCGAAGGGTAGGACAAAATCTCTGATTCCTCCGAAGTTCGATATTTCAATTCGTGGAACGCGAAGTTCCATAAGGCGATAAGTCTATTCCGTACCTATCCGACAGTAACGTCACAGCGAGGGTGAAAGGCGGTCGCGTTTGCATAGTCACGACAGAGATGTCGAAGTTGCGGCTGAGTCGAAACCAGCGGTCCCCCGGCGGACACTCGACGTGACCGGCGGTCCTTTGTTCGCTTGATTACCGAACACCCTTGAAACTAGTCATTAGCTTGGCAAATAGAGAAGTCCGTGCCCGCAAACCCGCGAGTCGGAGATGGCAAGGTGTTCGCTTGCGAATAATTGGCCTGTGAATTAATTTGACCGCGCGTTTCCTAATGCTATTCCGTTTTATTTAACTCCTCGCCGGTAACGAACTTTTCGAATGCGAGCATGCACatagttatttattttatttgcgtCAAGTTGGTTATCCTTAGAGCGATTCAACGGAGGATTATACAGCGGTATAATCGATCAAACGTGAAAAACGCTATTCTTGAAAAGGGGAATTCGCAAACAAGTAGAGTAAAGAGGAGGAACGCGATTAGATGCGATTCCAGCGGTGACACGCCGAGAACCTAAAAGCGTCGTAAGGTCGACGAAAGAGTTGGCGGAACGCGCTCGAGAGGCTGCGACGCTTCGTAATCTCGcgtagaaaaagagaaagagagtggggggaaaaaaaaagaatatcgCGTGGAAACGGTGCGAGGAACGGGTCAAACGACGCTTAGCGATACAACTGGTAGTAGCGTTAAACGGTCGACTCGGCGTCGGACACGCGCGAAAATAAATGGAAGGAAAAGGCGTCGAATTCAGCGAGATCGTTCGTCAGTCTCGTATATTTAGACCGTGACTCCTCTGTGTGTCGCGACGCGTTCTATCCTCCCTTCCCTGTCTCGTATCATCGTGATTTTCGCGTGTTCGTTATACGTCTTCCGTTCATCGACAAAAGTCCCTTAATCcgtggaaaataaaattggaCGCGGTCGATCGCGTCGGGATTAACGTTTCATCGGATGGACGGCGAACTTTATTCGGTTCTGGTCGAGTCGAATAACTGGTTACAATTTCGGTCGTTGGCGTAATCCGGTTCGAATGGAGAATTACAAGTTAAAATTTTACAGACTGATTATCAGCGACGGAGGcatcaaattatttaatatcgaTACGCTGGTTTGGTGGACGCGCCAGCGGGGTGGGGGCATCTATTATTTGATATTGATTTCGTTGAAAGCGTGTACACTAGCGTACAAGTCGGCACGACTCGAATCGTGGGAAAGCAGCTTAATTGGAACGATTATCTACCCAGTCAAAGAGATAGCGACCAGCATTTCATGATGCACTTACGTAACGATTAAACCGCGTGTATAGGCCACGAGGATACGTTCAAGGTACATCGTTAACGATGAAACTAATGCGGGACTGAGATTGGCTGGCGTGGTCGATAGAGAGAATTCCCTCATCACGGAGCGAAACCGGGTCCTCCACGCTCCTTCCCATTTACGTGCGATATCTCGTAGTTCTAATAGCGGGGCCGCCTTGTCTTACGGTTCATCGATAGGCTGTATTGAAAAATTGTCGTAATTGCGTTTAatccgtattacgttattaaatCGATCGAAGTCACGAGCTGTCGGTTACTCGCGTCCACGCGATCAGTCGAATAATCGAGAACATTAAGTTTCCTTTTTCTCGTTCCTAGTCTCGAAACCATAAACGATAAGCGATTATCGCAGTGGTCAAGTGGTTCGTTTTTTGGTAACGAAGCATCGTTAAGTATCTCTTTTCGTATATACAGTTTTCAAGTGGTGAGACCTGTTTCGCAACGAGAGAAAACGAGGCAAAGGAACGACTCTGTTTCCTATCGAAATCGACGGCGGGACGTTTCCTCTCGAACGATACCGATCGAAGGGCATACGTCTTCGTCCATCCACGAGACGTCGCTTCTGGAAAACAAACTAGCTCCGTTTGAGAATGCAGTCGCCACCCTCGTGTCTCACACATAGACTAATTTCTACGAGCGTTCCTCGTGACGTCTCAAGGGAGCAATGACGGGGCTCGAACAGAGCCATTTGCCGGTGTGTAGCCATTGAATTCTATCCATTTATTCGATTCGAGCCCGCAGAGACGGCTGGCGAAAGTTCTAATTTCTCCATACGTCGCGTAATTTCTCTCCCACGTTAATTAACGTCACGCTTAAGTA
Encoded proteins:
- the LOC126868002 gene encoding uncharacterized protein LOC126868002: MSRLFLILLFVYVVSATRCIVKNDKDEPEVHVIRLGDRSGESDESDVVAVQISDDRRKRETHENCKKDNDCAKGQVCVPYLGCIKGHRKGRSLENLTNTNQPVRVN